Proteins encoded together in one Oceanispirochaeta sp. M1 window:
- a CDS encoding AAA family ATPase, with translation MNVITISRNLNSGGLTIGQKVADELGYSFVTKKTIEEIMNQYGMVSFDEFYETSPGFLDRLDQFHEDMIRFLYRVIQAIAVHGEIVLLGRGSFAVFPDFSDVLNVRLWAPLEERVKRLMERTNNTSWRQCMDDVTEHDHMRKAFVEKWLHGHPDRANAFDLVINTWKVPQDNAVQIIVDTARLNRDLKLDKFRTLDSLDIDSVLLNTVKEVLGR, from the coding sequence ATGAACGTAATAACCATTTCGCGGAATTTAAACAGCGGTGGTCTTACGATCGGTCAAAAGGTAGCAGATGAACTCGGCTATTCATTTGTTACCAAAAAAACCATCGAAGAGATCATGAATCAGTATGGTATGGTGAGTTTCGATGAATTCTATGAAACATCTCCCGGTTTTCTGGATCGACTCGATCAATTTCATGAGGATATGATACGTTTTCTATACAGGGTAATTCAGGCAATAGCAGTACATGGAGAGATTGTGCTCCTTGGAAGAGGCAGTTTTGCAGTCTTTCCCGATTTCTCCGATGTTCTCAATGTCCGTCTATGGGCTCCCCTTGAAGAAAGAGTCAAACGTCTGATGGAACGAACCAATAATACATCTTGGCGGCAGTGCATGGATGATGTGACAGAACATGATCACATGCGCAAGGCCTTTGTGGAGAAATGGCTGCATGGACATCCAGACAGGGCCAATGCTTTTGATCTTGTTATCAACACATGGAAGGTGCCTCAGGACAATGCTGTACAAATTATTGTCGATACAGCCCGATTGAATCGAGACCTGAAACTGGATAAATTCAGAACCCTGGATTCACTAGACATAGACTCTGTTTTACTGAATACGGTAAAAGAAGTTCTGGGAAGATGA